In the Thunnus albacares chromosome 10, fThuAlb1.1, whole genome shotgun sequence genome, ATGTTTCCTTTCCTTCACTTTACACCATTAAGAGAGGCCCCTCAGACACACCTCCATGATTATAAGCCTTGTTTTATGGTTTCTTGACAGGATTATCACACCTCACCATTTTAATATGCTGtgatttacttttttgtttttctctttctcatccgACTTCTTGTACCGCAGGAGAGGTTCCGTTTAACCACGAGATCCTTCGAGAAGCTAACGCCCTCTGCCACAGACTGCCTGTCCTCAGCACCACGAAATTCAAAACTGACTTCTATGATGTAAGCAAGCTTTATTTAGTTTCACCacacagactggttcatatcCCTAACGCATGGTGCAGTTTTCAGCATAATGTCAGTTATGAGAGGATAAAGCTGGCATCgttctatgtttttctttattatcaACAATCCCATGACAAGGCCACAACCATATTAAATCAGTCTTTTAATAGTTCCCTACCCTGACCGTGGCTCTCAGCCTCAAgcccatttatttatttacatatatatagtttcagttttaaaaaaggctCAATAATTTACTAAAACAGTTGAGCAgttcagcagcagattaatacaGCAGCAGGGCAGCGTGTGTCAGACCgactcaaaataaacaacattgtCCACGTTCATCCTAACAAAGGAACGTGTCACCAAGTGAAactgtggctcattgatgtgtttttattaatcattttaacaGTAGAGCTCGGCAGCATCAGGCTTTGTGTTCACAGGCGATACGGATCAATTCAGGGTCATTTCTCGTCTTtctatgggatttgttgacattaagaaaaatatataatgtcTCCTTTAAGTCTGATTTGCCATTTTTCTTTGTTCACAATGCTGCTTTTTGTTGGTTTACAGATTTTCCTGATAAATCtagttaaataataaattaataaagttAATACAGTTATTAATAAAGTTTTTAGATTCAATGTTTAACTTGGAAACCAGATACCATGAACACTGTAATCCCAAAGATAAACACTTCTGCTGAATTCACATTCTTCAATTAcacatattgatttaaaaattaataattaataaaagttaatgcTGGTATGTGATTATGTTATGATCAATGATCAATGacagtctctctctgtgttgtaCTTCTAAGCGAGTCGTTCTTTCTGAAACTGCGTCTCTGTTTCCCTGCAGCAATGTAATGACGTGGGCCTCATGGCCTATTTAGGCACCATCACCAAGACCTGCAACAGTATGAACCAGTTCATCAACAAGTTCAACGTCCTGTATGACAGACAGGGCATCGGCCGGAGGATGAGAGGACTTTTCTTTTGAGCTggcagttattattattattattattagccgaagcagagagacaaacaagCACTGcagtttcttttctctcttctgtctttttgttttgttttgtttgtattttggtCAGCTAAGACACAATCTTAAGCCAAAAGTAGCTTTTCAAACCAGATTCAATTTCGTTTTCAACCACAAGTGTGTCCAAAAGCACTTAATTACACCGATCAGTAatgtaaacagaaaaagagaggtgTACAAATTTAGGCTCTTTCTTGGTATGCAGAGCAACAGATCCACTGTACATGAACGTTATATTATTTTACCcgtttgttttattgtttgatgtTTCTGTATGTAATAAATgatctgctgattttttttcatgggaCTTTGAATCTTCTTCTTTCTAAGCCTGAACAATTATAGTCTAAATTATAACAGGATAGACATCACAGTACTTGACACGACACACAGCTCATAAAAACCTCAGACCTGCGCTTTTAAAACGACCCCATGAAAGTCAGCTATGTGGAGCTGGTGTAGTTGCAGGTTTATTGTTTGGAGCCGAGAGTGTTTGCAGTTAGTTCGTCTTTTGAAGTCGTGTTCCTGCTGTTCGACTGCCTCTGGAGGTTTTGgacagacaggcacacacagcGGGAGAAAGGGGGGCAGGGAGACTTACAGATCTCGAGGTGGAGGTCTGACAGGAGTCAGCATTTATATGGGTATTAAATATACAGCGGAACTCAGATATAATGACCCCCCAACCTGCACGCTGGCACCTCTGCTTTACTAGTCTGCCTTTACCTGCCATGTGGCACTGAGAGgaacaaacattttctgtttttttttgtcttcatgcaCCTTTTTTAGAAGAGTATTCAAAGCCAAAATACAACTTGTTCTctgttttgtgacattttattatttcattattcaaaATCATTTGCATTGCATGCCTGTGTTGACTGAAAATTGCCTTTTTACATGCTGAAAGGAAACTGCAcagtaacaaaaaaatacatttacatttgtcagtttattaAGGTTTAAACAAACACTGTAACTTATCAATGCTTAAAAACAAGTGGTACGATTGATCAACGACTCCCCGAAATGTGGAATTGTGCTACTTAGATGTTTTCAATCAAAGTCTGTTTCGTTTTAAGAGAAACCCTTCTCCTCCCACACGTCCTGGAGGTCCTACTCAGTGTCCTCTGCAGgctcatcagcagcagcatcaggctGAGGGTACTGGAAGCGGACGGGGTCGTACAGATCATCCCTGGGGTTGTAGGGGGAGGGGTTGTAGTAAGGGTAGGGAAAGAAGGGGCCTTTCTTCTCAATGGGAGCAGGGGGTGCTGGCTCCTCCACAggttcctccttctcttcctcctccacaggagcaggaggaggtggCGGTGGCGGGACCACGATCTTCCCCTTGATGGGCCTGGGTGGGTGGTCAATCAGGCAGTCGGGGTCCCAGTAGGGGTCACAGTCGTACTCCATGCCCTTGAAGGTGCGGATGGGGGCCGGGGGAGACTTCTTGACGACGACCAGTTGAGGTGGAGGTGGGGCAGACTTCTttggtggagggggaggaggttTGGGCACTGCGACTGGGGCCGGGGGGACCTTCTGGGGGGTGCAGTGGGGGTGGTAGCGGGGGTCGCAGAGGACAGGCACAGCGCCGCTAGGCAGGTAGACGATGTGGGGCTTGCAGAGGGGATCCTTTTTGTTGCACAGGTAGAGCACGTCGGCCTGGGAGATGCCAGGAGCAAGAGGGAGAGCTGGGAGAGGAGCAGGGGTCGCCTGAGGCTCTGCGGGCTTCGGGACGCCTTTCataggaggtggaggaggagcagctTTGCATTTCTTGTCTGTTGCCGGGTCGCACATGATCATAGGCACTCCCAGTTTGCTCTGGAAATAAGAAGCGTTGGGGCCGTAGGCGTTCTCCAGGTACCTCATCTGCTGGTAGAGCATCCGCAACCTGTCGATCTCATACAGCTGAGGGGCGGAAAACACAACAGAATATCAACACAAAGGCCTTTAATAAAGATAAATTAGTGAAGAATATAAATGTTATTGGTGTTATACACCAGAAACACACTACATGATTTAAAGACAACTGAAGTTCTGCGTCAGTGTTTCCGGCCTTTTCGGTTTGAGACCAGTTAAAATTAAGCAAAGTTTACTTGCAGCTGGTTGCATATGTCTACGTTGTCAGACCAGTTCAACCAGTgagcttttttcttttgaatacatttcaaaaaatacaattatccAGTTAGCCAAAATGGGGGGGAAACAAAGATTAAATGAAAGTGTGAAAAGCTAAACATCATTTGGTTTTAGCTCCTCTACAGAGGTAATCGTTTTGTAGCAGCTCGGATTAATCTCACCACTCCTTGTTCTACATAGTGGGGTCTCCACCAGTCGGAGTAAAAATCCCATAATCCCATAAtctgtgacatttcaaaaaCCTTTTAG is a window encoding:
- the LOC122990461 gene encoding leucine-rich repeat extensin-like protein 3, with the protein product MSSMLWLAGTLCCLTWLPGLLNAKSLLNAIKQEEMVPVSDVSIGSERANDFLTHSRPKRNAVDPRWYRGNPDFQSYYRYYSSIGHIEGLYEIDRLRMLYQQMRYLENAYGPNASYFQSKLGVPMIMCDPATDKKCKAAPPPPPMKGVPKPAEPQATPAPLPALPLAPGISQADVLYLCNKKDPLCKPHIVYLPSGAVPVLCDPRYHPHCTPQKVPPAPVAVPKPPPPPPKKSAPPPPQLVVVKKSPPAPIRTFKGMEYDCDPYWDPDCLIDHPPRPIKGKIVVPPPPPPPAPVEEEEKEEPVEEPAPPAPIEKKGPFFPYPYYNPSPYNPRDDLYDPVRFQYPQPDAAADEPAEDTE